The region GTGTTCTGCtatcactttaaaatatattgacatgtctttactttaggatcAATACTTGCCACTAGTGATGACTGAGTGATTCTACTCTTGATTTTATTCAGAGTCGAAACCCAAAACACTAACAAACGATTAATCtgcaacattttgattttttaatttctttagtAGAAATGCCATAAAGTCAAAACTAAATGTTAGAAATTTTCTCAGTTCTCCCAGACAAAAAGGGAATTTTCTATTAAATTTGGAGAAACAGAATTTGGAGGCTATGGGAAGTTTTGATTGACTATTCCTGACATTGTATGGAATAATACAAAAACCGTATATTGTCTGATAAGTCGATCAAAATGTCATCTTTAGTTTTACCTTTGTTTAAGCACTCCCTTGTTTTTCAACAAAGACTTACTCAATGCAAAGGCAGTCTGAACCCTGGAACAACCCTGCAGTATGTGAGGCAATAGTCTTGTCTGTAATGACCTTTAAGCAAAGTAAGATTAAGATGTAAAACTACAATGGCAGCAAGTTGAGCTAGCTAGCCAGTAGAGGGCAACAATGAGCCTCCACCCAAGGCTGTCAATTACTTTGAACCAATTCCATACTAGAACATGAGAACATAAACCATGAATACCTGCAATAAatgcacctttaatttaattagATACAgtcagaaaaatgtatttgcaatGACAGGACATgatctttttctcctctgtagGAGTACATGTCAGGCACACAAACTCATTTCAGCCTGTACAGCGTCAGTCCCGGGGTGGAGTACACAGTTCAGGTGCGCTGTAGGTTAGACCACGGCTTCTGGAGTGAGTGGAGCAACACTTCCTATGTGAAAATCCCAGACTGTAAGTCTAAAAAgttctttgttttgtatttggctCTATAGTGACATGGCAGCTTTTACAAGAACTATAAATAATTATCCAaactttgttcttcttcttttaaaaaaaaattaaaacaagatCTTCAGGACCAGAGACCTTTTGGGATTTTGGTTTCCACCCTCTGTGTAATCACATTTATAGCAACAATGTGTATCTTGGTAATGAAGAGAAAATAGTGAGTAACTCCTGCAGAAAAATGTCTGTAATACTCTTTGTATAAAACCGAGATGACTATTTGGCTCATGAGTCCCTCTTGTCCCTGAAGCTTGAAGAAGTGTTTTCTGCCACCTGTTCCTGGTCCAAAGATAACTGGAGTTGATTTTACACTTCTCAAGGTAACAGTGaatctgcattatgtttccgaCACAATTAAACGATAACAATGGTGAATGGAGAATATACTGAATAACCTTTAACTGACCATTTCAGAGTGGGCCAACCGAAGACGTGATCAATGCCCTGAACCAGAACTTTCCTCTTATGGTGGCCTGGAAGGATCAGATGGAGGACTACTTAATTGTCACTGAAAATGACATCGGACTTGAGCCACATCCCTTCATCTCTCAAAAAAGGAAGAATAGCTCAACgttttcttcttttggtttCTGCTTTCACCCTGAAATCCAAAGCCAGGATTCAAGACCCAGCCTAAACGAGCAGGAGGAAGCAGGAAAACGAAAgcatgaaatacaacattttgtaaaaagcaACAAGTCTCTCTCAGGGACGAGTTTATCAAACGTagagaaaacacagcagtgTAGTCACAAACAGCAGGGCACAATTATAAACTTTGGTATCACAGAAGCAACACAACAGAGTCGGTCACACCACGACAACACTGTCGAACCGCTCACAGACAGCGGTTATGTGGATATTCAGAGACATgaggaaaacacagaggaggtGGATGTGAAAACGCTGCAGTACAGCAGAGTGAAAGAGATGAACTCTGACAATACTCTCATCctggagaaagaaaatgtttctagGCCTGGCTACACGGATGTCCAGAGACAGGAGAACACAGAGGGCTACAGCAGAGTGAAAGAGGTGGAAGGTGATAGTATGATCATCGTGCAGAAACAAATCTTGTCTTCTGACACCTACTATAAAGAGAATGGCAACAATTCCACAGACTGTGACCTGCAGATGCCAAGAGGCCTGACTGGA is a window of Labrus mixtus chromosome 5, fLabMix1.1, whole genome shotgun sequence DNA encoding:
- the prlrb gene encoding prolactin receptor b, with amino-acid sequence MRRDLRLVLLLLLSAALESHSMSPPGKPVLLGCRSPEKETFTCWWEPGPDGGLPTTHRLYYERERLEGIHECPDYQSAGKNSCFFDKNHTSIWVDYFLTVVAFNDLANATSDPLKIDVMEIVKPDPPENVTLLVKDMEDSPHLHVGWQRPQNTDTESGWVTIKYKLRVKQENNKKWKEYMSGTQTHFSLYSVSPGVEYTVQVRCRLDHGFWSEWSNTSYVKIPDYLQDQRPFGILVSTLCVITFIATMCILVMKRKYLKKCFLPPVPGPKITGVDFTLLKSGPTEDVINALNQNFPLMVAWKDQMEDYLIVTENDIGLEPHPFISQKRKNSSTFSSFGFCFHPEIQSQDSRPSLNEQEEAGKRKHEIQHFVKSNKSLSGTSLSNVEKTQQCSHKQQGTIINFGITEATQQSRSHHDNTVEPLTDSGYVDIQRHEENTEEVDVKTLQYSRVKEMNSDNTLILEKENVSRPGYTDVQRQENTEGYSRVKEVEGDSMIIVQKQILSSDTYYKENGNNSTDCDLQMPRGLTGFSKVGVCAELDSGYVDTTPVTHLM